Proteins from a genomic interval of Physeter macrocephalus isolate SW-GA chromosome 21, ASM283717v5, whole genome shotgun sequence:
- the MCTS1 gene encoding malignant T-cell-amplified sequence 1 isoform X2 — protein sequence MFKKFDEKENVSNCIQLKTSVIKGIKNQLLEQFPGIEPWLNQIMPKKDPVKIVRCHEHIEILTVNGELLFFRQREGPFYPTLRLLHKYPFILPHQQVDKGAIKFVLSGANIMCPGLTSPGAKLYPAAVDTIVAIMAEGKQHALCVGVMKMSAEDIEKVNKGIGIENIHYLNDGLWHMKTYK from the exons ATGTTCAAGAA atttgatgaaaaagaaaatgtgtccaATTGCATCCAGTTGAAAACCTCAGTTATAAAGGGTATTAAGAACCAATTGTTAGAACAATTTCCAGGTATTGAACCATGGCTTAATCAAATCATGCCTAAGAAAGATCCTGTCAAAATAGTGCGATg CCATGAACATATAGAGATCCTTACAGTAAATGGAGAGTTACTATTTTTTAGACAAAGAGAAGGGCCTTTTTATCCAACCCTAAGATTACTTCACAAAT atccTTTTATCCTGCCACACCAGCAGGTTGATAAAGGAGCCATCAAATTTGTACTCAGTGGAGCAAATATCATGTGTCCAGGCTTAACTTCTCCTGGAGCTAAACTTTACCCTGCTGCAGTAGATACGATTGTT GCAATCATGGCAGAAGGAAAACAGCATGCTCTGTGTGTTGGAGTCATGAAGATGTCTGCAGAAGATAT TGAGAAAGTCAACAAAGGAATTGGCATTGAAAATATCCATTATTTAAATGATGGGCTGTGGCATATGAAGACATATAAATGA
- the MCTS1 gene encoding malignant T-cell-amplified sequence 1 isoform X1 — translation MGKGRFDEKENVSNCIQLKTSVIKGIKNQLLEQFPGIEPWLNQIMPKKDPVKIVRCHEHIEILTVNGELLFFRQREGPFYPTLRLLHKYPFILPHQQVDKGAIKFVLSGANIMCPGLTSPGAKLYPAAVDTIVAIMAEGKQHALCVGVMKMSAEDIEKVNKGIGIENIHYLNDGLWHMKTYK, via the exons ATGGGCAAAGGAAG atttgatgaaaaagaaaatgtgtccaATTGCATCCAGTTGAAAACCTCAGTTATAAAGGGTATTAAGAACCAATTGTTAGAACAATTTCCAGGTATTGAACCATGGCTTAATCAAATCATGCCTAAGAAAGATCCTGTCAAAATAGTGCGATg CCATGAACATATAGAGATCCTTACAGTAAATGGAGAGTTACTATTTTTTAGACAAAGAGAAGGGCCTTTTTATCCAACCCTAAGATTACTTCACAAAT atccTTTTATCCTGCCACACCAGCAGGTTGATAAAGGAGCCATCAAATTTGTACTCAGTGGAGCAAATATCATGTGTCCAGGCTTAACTTCTCCTGGAGCTAAACTTTACCCTGCTGCAGTAGATACGATTGTT GCAATCATGGCAGAAGGAAAACAGCATGCTCTGTGTGTTGGAGTCATGAAGATGTCTGCAGAAGATAT TGAGAAAGTCAACAAAGGAATTGGCATTGAAAATATCCATTATTTAAATGATGGGCTGTGGCATATGAAGACATATAAATGA